CctgaaaacaaaagaaaattgtgaaGGGGGAAGAGGGGAAGGAGTCTAGTGTTATTTAGCTCCGGTTCTTCGAAGCTTCTGTCGGAAAAAATGGGGAAAACAAAGGGGGATCTTGTAGGTAGTTTTGTGGTGTGTCTAATGAAAAAGAAAGCTAGAGTTATATATGTGGTGTTGGGTGGTTTGTGGCTGCCTCATAGGGCAGCGAAGGTTGTTCCtcctgttgacacccaattttgacccctAGATAGAagttaattatcgagcttcttcaatttcaaacgatttaaaatgatttgtctctttaaataatattatatatatatatatatatatatatatatattataatcataatattatataaatgtcAAAAATTGTCTCAAAATTTTGGTTTTACTAAAATGTTTCGACATTTAGTTTGATTTGAGAAATTATGGATATTTTTAGATTAGCTATGGTTATTTTATGTCGTTTAAATTAAGAAACTTATTTATTAACTTACATTAATTCATcctatttgttcattttagaggAATTTTCCAAACGACTCAATTCGGCTGATTTactaatttgaaaaatcaaatctcGGGCTCCCATTCACAATGCCCTTCGCTTTTTCCCAATTCAAATCGGTCCATTTTGGGGCTCCTTTCCTTTTTCCCAGCCCAATGTATTTTTATCTTAAAGAAACCCAAAATCCCGGCCCACCAAGGAAGTATTAATACCCACCCCACTTTTTCCTCCTCACAGAGGATCCATCCCAATTTCCCGAAAACAAGACCCGGCAGCCCATCCAATCCCGAGTAAGCAACCCGATATCGGTTAAACCGACCCATCTCTTTCCCTTTTTCAGCAAATGAACTCCAAAACATGTGATTCCCAACCGCGTGAAGGAGAAGAACCAAAATCTATGCACGGAAAAGCAGCAACAATGCAGAGAGAAGCCTTGCGCGATTTTGGCTTTTCCTCCCGAGTCATTTTCAGCTCGTACGAGGATAGCAGAACGCGTTTTTCCTTGGCGGCGTGAGATTATTCCACGTCGACGCCAAGGACATGGAGGTTGAATCCAAGCCGTCGATTCTCCTTTTTCCTCTGTCGGAATAAGGTTGAAAGCTCAGATAAAAGGGTGTTTCCCCTTTAATGGTGAAAGGGTGGGATTTTAACTCAAAAGGGGACATAGAATCCAAGTTCTGCCCCAAGCTTTTTCTGAAATTTCCCCGCCCTCCCCATCTGTGAAAGCCTTATTTTTTCTTCACTGTATAGGATCGTTGTGGATTGAAAATAAATTCAGTTCCAAAATTGGGAAAGCAAGGTTTTTTACAACAACATAGCAAAACAGCAGTAAAAATATATGAAGGtactgaaatatatatatatatacatttggTTTCCTGCTGAATTTTTTGAGCGAAAATATTACAGTTAAAGGAAAATAGTTAAGGTATATACTTAGTATTCCGAAGAAATAGAGGAAATAGTTCGTCCGGTTTTGGAGGTTGATATCTCTGTCCAAAACGTTTGGTTGTTACTCGTGTTTGTGCTTTGTGTCGTAGAGGTTGTTGTTGCCTGCTCGTTGTCCCGTCTGCTGCACTTAGAGAGGTAAAGCTTCACCTACGATCTTGCATTTTTACTCCTCACGCAAATGCTGAAATTCGAAGATGAACTTGTGATAGAATATGTGCCTTCACTtatcagtcaatggaccaggtccatTGACACACTAATCagtataaacagaaagtaaatgCAGTTTAAACAACACAacgattttacgtggaaacctccttgctaaagggagtaaaaccacgacctgttcacaggattttcaatcgttttcactaatcttcacaagcaaaagtgaaacacGATTACAACAAATGTGAGAAGAAGTTTTTAGTCTCACGTTCAAGCAATAATCTCTATTGCccaacaagcctaagtagaaataaatctacccactaagctatcccacctagacaacttagaatttcaacactacccactgattcttttatagtttcaggaatagtttacaatgtaagaccaagagaatatattcttaaacAACTATACTAGATGCTCCAAAGATTTCTATTGTTGTTTGAATAATTCCACCGTTTGTTTGCTTATAGCCTTTGCAAGTGTTCTTGAAAAATTCTTtgtcaagttgcaaaaactgccaatgatgtttaggaaagtgacttttatatggacaagtcactttccttaaactctttgccattggttggagAAGTCTGACTTTCTGACGCCGTTGGGAAgagtgcacctactttctgtaccttCTCCAGTTGGCAGTCAACCGGCTCGTCACATTGAGAGTCTGGCACCACTCAAACTTTGTTCCCCCTCACTGTATTCCCCCTCACTTTGTTCCCCCTCACTATATTCCCCCCACACATATAACTCAGTCATTTAGCTACTTACCAGttttacttcccccttttggcatcataaaaaagatatacAGTAAATCAATAATGTCAACAGTAATACCAGATAAGATCAAAGCTAGATAGcaatcaaacaaaaaagaaaaagcattCACAGTAGAGTATAACTAGAACACCAGAGAAATAAGTTAACTAGCATTCCACAATAACATTTAGTACATTAAAGTCAAACTGATAATCCAATAACACAAAGATAAGCCACACAAAAAAAGACACATGGAAGGTTTTTAACAGGCTAGGAAGGAGGAGGTTGATGAGACTGGGACTGGATAATGAGAGTGAGTCGTGCATTGGAAGCATCGTTATCTTTAATTGCCTTCTCTTGTAAGGCAGTAACCTTGTCCTTCAACTCTGCATTTTCTCTCTCCAGGGCTTGAACCACGGAAGTACCAGGTCCCTCAGTCTGTGCAGTAAGTAGTTCAGTTTTGAGTATAGCAATTTCGGCATCTTTACCACTCAAACGCACAGTGAGCTCCTCAACCTCATGCTTGAGTTGGTCCTGATCTTCTATGAGTTGAGCCTTCTTGCTCTTGGTATTGCCTCTCCCTTCAATACACTCACATTCGACCAGGTTACTCTCTGAAACAGTTTGTTTCACCGTCCCAACCCTACCAACACTGAGAGGAATTTTAAAATGCTTGAATACTTCTGTGAGAAAGTATCTGTATCCCATTCCATGAATCCCTTTCCTCTCGATGACAGTTTTGTAGATATGCTCAAGCATAAGACCTGGGAGATTCGGAGCTTCGAATCTGCACAACATCTCCATCACAAACAAGTCAGTAGAAGTTGCTGAAGTCCTCCTCTCATTCCGAGGAAGGAGAACTTTGTTAACAAATTTGAACACCAACTGGTACTCGCTCTTCATGACCTTCTTAAAAATCCAAGAAACTTTTGTTGTGGGAATCATAGAAACCAAGGACACAAACTCAATCGAGCAAGTTTTTGCAGTCACAGACCCGGTCCCCTGAGAATTTTGCCCGGCAGACACTCATCCAGATGCACAGCAATGTCATTTACCCTTGTGAGGATACTCCCTTCTTCTTTGAATTGAATGTTATAATAGAATTCGCGCACTTCTTCTTCATAGAGAATAGGAGATTTCCTATTGAACAGAAGCAGCCATGATTGATTTCTACCATATCATGAAGAGAGTCCATGCCGAGAAAATTGATTATTCCCATATCAAAGACTCTCCCAGCCAATACGGCTTGCTTTCTCAGGTTTTCAACAACTTCCTGCATGTTGACATTCTCGTCATTCCTGTTTTAGGCACCAGGTCCCTGTGATCTCTTCCTTTTTCCTGCAGaacttttctttttggattttgtttTCTCAACCTTCTTCAAATCCTTTGACTTTGTGTTTCCTGACCTTTTCTTCttgcttttcttttcaacttcctCAGCAGAAAACTCAACAACATCAGACTCAGGCATTTAATGTTTGATACTTTAAAGGTTCTGGCAGTCGTAGATCGTGCACTGGCCTTTAAGGCGTCGGCCATCAATTTTCGAGCATTAGACCTAGTAGTAGGTCTTCTTCTAGGGGCCTCTTCCACAGCCTTCTCTTTTCCCTTCCTAGACACTTCACcctctcttctctcaaccttcCACTTTAGGGGTTCCTATTCACTTTCAGAGCCTGAGGTGTTGGAAGAAGGATACCTTCGAAAATCTGGAGTTTTATCAAAAGTGGGTTGAGTGTCTCTTACCTCTTCCCTCTGTAAAGCCTCAGTTTGCTCAGCCCTAGCCTCTTAATCTCATCATTGCAAGACTTTCAATAACTAGTTCTTCACTTGTTGCTAAGATGTTAAACTCAGCAATTTATTTCTTGGCAGGTCTCCTTCAAAAAGATTATCAGGCAACATTTCATGGCAAGGACCAGGTCCTGTAAGTGTTCTAGTGTTGTTCAGATCTATGGAATAGAAGGGATTGTCAGGTGTATCTTTTTGAGAACTTGAAGGGGCACTGGATCTGGACTCCACTGCCGAAGGAGAGTAAAAAGTGATGGATTGTATTTCACTGAGAGCAGTGAGCATTTGTTTGGAGGTGGAAGAAGGATCAAACATATTTGACTTgaataagaacaaaaatttgCTTTTCgaagagaaaaaggaagaagGAAGAACAGATTTTGTCTTTTAACTTTTCCttgattccttttttttttaaaaaaaggaaggaATGCTAAAGGACggatgaaaaattcaaaaaaagaagtaaagagGGTTAAAAAGACTTGAAAAGGTGTCAAGTTCATGATTTGATGTGTCGCTTGAGGGATAAGCGATGGGACTAACGTACAGAATGACCGATGACTAACACATGGCATTATCAACGGTCATAATTTTcagtttaaaattaatgtacAAATGCTAACCTGGACAGGCACCAGGTACCATAACACAGTTTTATCCTCATTCCAGTTGTTCTAGCCATGTCTTTGCTAAGCTAGTCCTTCCTGAAAGTATACCTACAATGGTACGAAAATGATCTAATCCAGATATTAAATTattcacacaaaggatacctgTACTACAAATTTAGCCATCAAGGGAATTCAACTGTTGGAAGCTACAGACATCACTTAGAGATCATCATACCCAACTTCAGCCtatttctctcaaattgatctttactgagagccttggtgaagatgtctgcaATTTGCTCCTCCGTTGGACAATATGTCGCACATAAGAGGAATACCCAACTGAATCTTTTCCCATACTAACAGCACTACTATTGCGCACATAAGAGAAATAGCTTTGATGTTTATACCAAAATCCTCCAAGTGTTGCTTGATCTATAACAACTGTGAACAACAGGCCGCTGCTGCTATATACTCAACTTCAGCACTTGTAAGATCCACAGAATTCTGTTTCTTGGTTCCCCAAGAAATGAGTGAAGATCCAAGAAAATGAGTCATTCCAGAAGTACTCttcctgtcaacttgataaccagCAAAATCAACATCTGCAAAGCCAACTAGATCAAAAGTGTCACCTGCTGGATAGaagagaaccaggtcccctgttttcttcaagtatcttAGAATACATTTTGCAGCCTTCAAGTGTGAGTCACGAGAACATGCTTGAAATCtggcacacattccaacactatagACAATATCAGATCTGCTAGCAGTCAGATATAGCAAGGATCCAATGATCCCCCTATACATGGTTTGATTCACAAGAGGATCAGATTCATCTACTACAAgcttggaatttgttcccataggagtatcaataggtttggagtcaaacatattgaatttcttcagcagctccttaatgtacttctcctgactgattgaaatcccatttgatgattgcttgatttgtaAACCAATGAAGAATGTCAGTTCGCCCATCATGATCATTTCAAATTCCTTTCCCATTAatgatgagaattcttcacacagatgttctgaagtagctccaaaaattatatcatccacataaacttgaataataagcaattcttgttatctttttaataagaacagAGTATTGTCTATCTTTCCTCTTTTGAAACCATTCTTAAGCAAAAACTTTGACAGcctttcataccatgctctaGGATCTTGCTTCAAACCATACAGAGCCTTATTCATTCTGAACACATGATCTGGTAGCTCAGCATCTTCAAACCCAGGAGGTTGTTTGACAAATACATCCTCGTTTagatctccattcagaaatgcacttttgacatccatttgatagAGCTTGAACCCTATGAATGCAGCAAAAGCTATTAAAATCCTAATGGCCCCCCATCCTGGAAACACGTGCAAAAGTCTCATTATAGTCTATTCattcttcttgattgtatccttgAACCACCAACCTGGATTTGTTTCTAGTAATCACTCCATTTTCATCGACCTTGTTTCTGGAAAACCCATATGGTTCCTAGTACTGTTCTTCCTGcaggtcgaggaaccaggtaccGTACCTTGCTTCTTTTAAACTgatgaagttcttcttgcattCAGTTGATCCAATCTGCATCACTTAATGCCTCTTTCACATTCTTgggctcaatagatgatatgaatgctgaAAATACAACtagatttcttatttttgatctAGTGTGAATTCCAGAGTTCAAAATAGAGATAagattatcaagaggatgtgatgaactatgtttccatcCTAGTCTTAAAGCAGACTGGTTGAGCTGATCagcatgttcttcttcatcaaggGTGTCATCATTTTCTGGGGAATTTGATGTACTCTGACTGGAATTCATAATAGTATTAGGTACCTCATCACACTTTTCCACTTCATCAGCCTCTTCAAGTAgactatgattatgattattatagtCATTTTTCAACTGTTGTTCTGCATCAGATGCACGGCTTTCAATTTTCTGTGAATTGAACAGTTTGATCacttcatcttcatcatttgatccattGCTCTTCAGGTttccatcttcatcaaatacaacatgaatgctttcttcaatgcattgagttcttttgttgaatattttgtATGCTTTACTCGATGAGGAATATCCAATAAACACTCCTTCATCACTCCTAGGATCAAACTTTCCAGATCATCCTTTCCATTGTTCAACACAAAACATCTACACCCAAAAGCCCTAAGATAGCTTATCATAGGCTTTCTGTTGTTGAGCAGCTCATAGGGGGTCTTATTCAAAACAGCTCTTATCAGACACCTATTGGTAACATGACAAGCTGTGTTGACAGCTTCAGCCCAGaaactttgaggaagatttgactcAATAATCATGGTTCTggcaatgttcaccaaggttctattttttctttccaccactccattttgttgaggagttcttgaAGCAGAAAAGTTATGACTCGTACCATTCTTCATGCAAAATTAATCAAGTTTTGAGTTCTCAAACTCAGTTCCATGATCAGATCGAATGCCACAAATCATTTGATTCAATttagtttgaatcattttgaagaacACCACCAATTCTTCAAGTGTTTCTGCCTTTGATTTTAGGTGTCTTGTCCATGTATATCTTGAGTAATCATCAACTATCACCAGAATGTATTTCCTGCCATTTCTGCTTTGAACCTACAAAGGTCCACATAAGTCCATGTGCAACAGCTCCAGTGTTCTTGATGAGGTTAATTGTTTCTTTGGCTTAAACGATGATCTGATTTATTTTCCTTTGAcataagcttcacatattttattttcagcaaacttcaACTTTGGTAGACCTCGGACCAGGTCCTTTGTAATCAGTTTACTCAATAAAGATGAGCTCACATGCCCTAGCCTACGATGCCAAAGATcagcattttcattttgagcaCTAAGACATGTCAGATCATCTCCATGAGACGTTTCTAAGTTGGCCACATACATGTTTTTACTTCGGAAAGCAGTGAGAATCACTTTCTTTGTAGTTAGACTAACCACAGTGCACTTCTCAGAAGTAAACTTGACTTCATTTCCCTTGTCACAAATTTGAGACACACTCAAAAGACTATACTTTAACCCATCAACATGATacacattgtcaattgaatcttcaagagaCTTTCCCACTTTaccaactcccaaaatgtaccccttctttccatcaccaaaagagacacctcctccctgaagtgtcttgagtgagaggaaattTTTGATGTCACCAGTCATATGTTTAGAGTATCCACTGTCCATATACCAATATTGATtgctgctcctctcactcacctgcaccTAGAATCACTTGTTtagcttgggaacccatttcaatttgagttcccAGAAGGCAGACAAAGGAGTGATCAGATTGTATCTAGTCCAATAAGGCAGTTTTTGAAACTTTCTAACAAAGGACATTGGGGCAGTGacagattttttctttgaaaatttatCAGTTGAAAAAGGTTTTGGACGACCAGGTCtctcttttgatattttttgccTTTCAGCATAACTAGAGAGTCTTTCATGAGAATTTTTCCAGCTAGCACACTCTCTCTTTAAATGCCCATTTTTGCCACAGTGAAGACAAAGTAGATTGTCAGACACAAATACATACTTGCTATGAGGGTTAAAAGGAGGAGTGATATTCAAACTTCCTAGgcctttcttattgaaattactctgatttgtTGCATTTGACAACAACTTAGAGGATTTTGTCCACAtaagagatttttcaagttcttccttaagtttgacAATATCCTTTTCTAATTTGTTGTTCTTCTCCAAAGACAATCCCACACTTTTTCAGTGGCTTTCAGTTTTTCTTCAGTTTCAACTTGTAAACCATTTGACCTTCCATTTagcttttcagcttcttcatTATCTGATTCAACTGTTTTTTAAGTTCAGTGTTATCAGACTCTAGAGACAccatttttgacattttctcCTCCAGTTTAACCTTGTTTTCAGTTAAACTGTCAAGTTCAGCATTCATAATGTCTCTTTCAGAGGTTAACTCAAATACTGAATCAATCATAACATTTGCTAATGTTCTCAATTTTTCAAGAGAATAATTATTCAGATCATGTTTCATATCAAGAAGAGTTACCTTGTcatcctcttcttcattttctgtatGAGCCATGAaagcaaacatttcattgaatatGGTTTTATCTTCATGAACCGCACCATAGACACATCATTTGGTTCATCAGGATCTTCTGAGTCACTTGAAGAGTCTccccatgcagcaagagccTTTTTGACCACATAGTCAGCAGTAGCTTTGCGATCATTTTTATcgagtaccaggtcccttctctTCTCTTTGTCACTTCTTGGTTTTTGATATTCCCTGCTTTCAGTTTTGAGTACAGGACACTCTCTAATAAAGTGCCCAGCTTTTACACACTTGTAGCAGGTATCATTTTGAGTAGCATTTCGAGAACCATTCGTTCCTCTTCTAAAACCTTTGTtctttttcacaattttttaaaatctattgttgAGATAagccatatcatcatcactggAGACTTCATCAGATTTGTATTTCAGCATCAAGGACTTATCCTTTTTGAATTCCTTCTTTGACAAATCATGATTTCGATTCATCTCATGAGTTTTCAGATTTCCAATGAGAGCATCCATTGTCAGCACCTTTATATCTTTAGCTTCAGAAATGGAATCAACCTTGCTTTCCCAGGACTTTGGAAGAATTCGAAACACTTTCCTAACTTGCTTGCTCATACTGATAGGTTCCCCAATACTTCGCAGCTCATTGGTAATAGAGGACAATTTTGTGAACATCTCATGAATggtttctccttccttcatcTTGAAGTTTTCATACAAAGAGGTGAACATATCAATCTTtgattctttgacttgttcagttccttcatgAGTTGTTTTTAAACAATCCCAGATTTCTTTAGCAGACTCACAAGCTGAGACACAATTGaactcatcaggtcctatcccaCAGACAAGAAGAGTTTTTGCCTTGTATCCTTTTTCTATCAGctttatcatatttttgtctAGGCTTTGGAGCAAGCCTGGTTCTCTCTCCATCCTTTTCTTCTATCATCGGGATAAACGATCCATCTAGTACAATATCCCATATCTCACTATCTTCATCCATGAGGAAATcatgcattctaactttccaccaactgtagAAATGTCTATTAAAACGAGGAGGTTTTGTTGAAGACGGACTTTCTTCTAGATTAAGTGGAGCAGCCATTCTAGAACCGATATCACTTCCTTGGGGTTAAGCAAATAGAGAgtgcctgctctgataccacttgatagaatatGTGCCTTCACTtatcagtcaatggaccaggtcccttgacataCTAATCagtataaacagaaagtaaatgCAGTTTAAACAACACAActattttacgtggaaacctccttgcttcaaggagtaaaaccacgacctgtctcacaggattttcaatcgttttcactaatcttcacaagcaaaagtgaaacacaattacaacaaatgtgagaagaattttttaatcttaCGTTCAAGCAATAATCTCTATTGCCCAAAAAGCCTAAGTAGAAATAAATCTACCCACTAAGTTATCCCACctagacaacttagaatttcaaCACTACCCACTGATTCCTATATAGTTTCAGGAATAGTTTACAATGTAAGAccaagagaatatattcttaaacAACTACACTAGATACTCCAAAGAATTCTGTTGTTGTTTGAATAATTCTACCGTTTGTTTGTTGATAGCCTTTTCAAGTGTTCTTGAAAAATTCTTtgtcaagttgcaaaaactgccaatgatgtttaggaaagtgacttttaTATGTacaagtcactttccttaaactctttgccattggttggagAAGTCTGACTTTCTGACGCCGTTGGGAAGAGTGCACCTACTTTCTATACCTTCTCCAGTTGGCAGTCAACCGGCTCGTCACATTGAGAgtctggtacctttacaaggtcccttaGTTTGCTTCATCTTCAACACTCAAGTAAGAACCCTGGTACCTTTACCAGGTCCCTaggtttgtcaaatcatcaaaactgcaAATAACAACTTGGTTCACTTTAGGTCCCGAATCAGTGCGTTTTTGTGTGCTTTGTGCGCCTGAAATTTCCTGCTCGCTTGTTCAAACTTTACTGACTCTGTGCGTTTGTGGACTGCTCTCTTTACCTCTTTATTCTCTTGTCATTTCGTTATTAGTCTTGTTGGTTGGTTGTGGGTCAATATGTTGCTCTTTTAGAGTTTCCTATTCGAGAATGTGATCGAAGTTTGGAAGTGTAGGCAACGTGTATCTTGGAGTTGTTTCTAGCTTTAGGAATCATCACTTTTCTCGCCTCGCCTTTCCTCTCAAATCTTTGTGCCTGCTATCCATTCAGTTCTTAAACTGTTTTATTCATGTTAGACGTTAACGGTATGATGTCTTGTCTTCGTATTGCGATTGTTTAGGGATAGTGTGTTAGATACGTGGTAAGTTTGCTTGGACCTAGATTCTAGTTTTGCCTCAAACATGATGTTAACCTGCTATCCAACGTCTCTCCGGTCTATGTTTGATTCAAGGGTCCTTTTGTAATCATTCTTGCACTCTTTATGTTTTGAGCTTGCTTTTACTATATCCTTGCATGCTGTCcaaaaaaaatgagttaatttttttgtgatgtGTCTAACGTATTTTTATCCCTCGAAGAGGATCCCCATACTTTGAACTTCAAGGTTTAGTGGTAAAATTTTCAGGTTGGTTATTTTTTAGATTCGGACGAGTTGGATATCATCCCTTTGTGAGTGTGAATAAACGAGGTCTAGGTCTCTCTTGCTTGTTGTCTTGATCATAGCCTAATGCTAAAAGTATTTTAGCAGTGCATTGTTTTCATATGACATCATCCGTAAGCTTAACAACATTTTTTTACCGTTCCTTTTACAATATATATTATAGTTGCTTCTTTTGTCATTTGTCCTCATCTAGGTAATTGGGTACAAAATCCATAGTTTATTTCACCCATTGCTAATTGCTTGCCCAtctgtaattttcttcttcttaagtTTGGTATACCATGTGAAAGTTTACTGTGAAAATAATGAATTGCTCAAATATGACATGCCCCCCATTTTGTCTTTTTGCAATTCGATAGTGAACTAGTCATTGTGATATGCCTGGCATTTATCTTTTAGCTCTCTGTATGTATTCATCTACTTCATATCGTGTCAATAGAAATATCGAGTTAGTTTAAAGATAGGAGTTGTGTTTAGTTTAATATAGTTTCGATTTTGGTTTAATCAGCTAAGATTGAGTTTGGTCCgctttgttattttaatattatgccATTTTGTTTGAATCTCCCTATGTCGGTATCAAAGTGTCAattcaaatattgaaaatacATCTAACCAAATTTGCCTATTTTGCTCAAAGCGttatttgatgttatttttctCGTCGAGATATGTCGTTGGTTTTTCCCTCATACCGtaagtcttttttttaattaatcaaattagcATGCATTGTCCCTCTCATCGCTAGTTTCTGGGAAGTATATCAATTGTTTCTTTTTGGCATATTTTCTCTCCTTTAATGTCCCTCACTCTGCATAAAATATGTGTATTTGTATGCTAACTTAAcgggttttttttctttcatatattattttaatgatattttattatctcactttttttacttaatatttCATTCTGTTCTTTAAGGACAATCATATTCTAATTCGATGATTTGTTTGTCTTTGCATTGGGAAATATGTCCGAGCATTATGGACTCCAtcctcccattttattttgggCCATGGAAGCCCATTTCCATTCTTTATTCGAGTCGTCCCGCGAAAAGTTGACGTATAGATCCCAGGCTGAAAGAAAACGGCGTACAGGCCgagaaaatttgaaagattgGGCTATAGAgtccattttaatattttatttgtatttttttattttgggggCATAAGCCCTCGGCATGTTCGTATTATTTAggaaaaatacccaagtaccccctcaacctatgcccgaaatctatgagacacacttatactatattaaggtcctattacccccctgaacttattttatatgtaattttctacccctttttagcctacgtggcactagttcaaaaaaaaaatcatccatcGTAGGGCCCCACAAGATAGtaccacgtaagctaaaaaggggtaaaaaattattaataaaataagttcagggaggtaataggaccttagtatagtagaagtgtgtctctgagatttcgggcataggttgagggggtacttgggcattatctgTATTATTTAACTAGAACTTAGGACAGGTACAAGACAAAGGGGTTCAAATACCGGTCCAGGCGG
This DNA window, taken from Solanum lycopersicum chromosome 5, SLM_r2.1, encodes the following:
- the LOC138348915 gene encoding uncharacterized protein: MAAPLNLEESPSSTKPPRFNRHFYSWWKVRMHDFLMDEDSEIWDIVLDGSFIPMIEEKDGERTRLAPKPRQKYDKADRKRIQACESAKEIWDCLKTTHEGTEQVKESKIDMFTSLYENFKMKEGETIHEMFTKLSSITNELRSIGEPISMSKQVRKVFRILPKSWESKVDSISEAKDIKVLTMDALIGNLKTHEMNRNHDLSKKEFKKDKSLMLKYKSDENKGFRRGTNGSRNATQNDTCYKCVKAGHFIRECPVLKTESREYQKPRSDKEKRRDLVLDKNDRKATADYVVKKALAAWGDSSKNEEEDDKVTLLDMKHDLNNYSLEKLRTLANVMIDSVFELTSERDIMNAELDSLTENKVKLEEKMSKMVSLESDNTELKKQLNQIMKKLKS